DNA from Papio anubis isolate 15944 chromosome 1, Panubis1.0, whole genome shotgun sequence:
aaaccaaaagctggttctttgagatCAATAAAATCGATAAACCCCTAGCCAAGCTAaccaagttaaaaaaatgaaaagacagaaattaccaatatcagaaataaaacaagggTCATTACTACTGATTCCACAGacattaaaagtataataaaggaATGCTATGAACAAGCCTctgcccacaaatttgatattGTAGCTGAAAATAATCCCTTAAAAGACATAagttgccgggcgcagtggctcacgcctgtaatcgcagcactttaggagaccaaggcgggtggatcacgaggtcaggagatcgagaccatcctggctaacacggcgaaaccccgtctctactaaaaatacaaaaaattagctgggcgtggtggcgggcacctgtagtcccagctacttgggaggcggaggcaggagaatggcgtgaaccctggacgcagagcttgcagtgagccaagatcgcaccactgcactccagcctgggcaacagagcgagactctgtctcaaaaaaaaaaaaaaaagacataagttaccaaaactcacacaaggagAAACAGGTCATCTGAATAGGTTTGTGTctattaaacaaattatttagcacacactcctcattttacagacgggGGAACAAGCCTAGAGATGAGGTAGTGATTTAGCTAATAATTCATAGAGAGATGGTGGCAGAGGCTGGGCTAGAACCTAGGTCCCCTGTGCCATCAAAAATGCCTGGAAGTTAGAGTTGGAAGGGATCTTAGTGATGTTTCTAGGGGGTTTGGGGCACCCCTTTAAGACTGTAGATTGAGTTTGTGACggatgtaggtgtgtgtgtgtgcatgtgtggtgtgaaAACCAGCATATATCAGAAAGGATGTGAGTGTGGGGGACATgaagggatgtgtgtgtgtgtgcaagtgtgggAGGTATGTAGGAAGTTTATTAGTGTATACTAATATACTAATGGGGGGCGGGGGAGAGTCTCCAGTGGAGACCGCGAAAGTGCTTCCCCATTCGGGCTTGCTGGCCTGCACTTTAGGAAACGCCACTATGCCTCCTGGATGCTCCTGGTCAGCTTCCTGTTGGACATGGCAGTCAGGGCAATGACCAGCCACATCAACATCTGCTCCAAATGGGGTGAGTTCAGGCCCCAGGCCCCTAATCCTTGTCCCCAGTAGCATCCATCTGGGGTCACCCCTTCGTCCATCCTCTAACATCCCGCAGGCCTTCATCAGGCATCCACCCCTGTTCACACCCCCCCGAGAGCAGCAGCAGCGGCCCTGGAGCAGGAGTTCGAAAGCCCCGCGGTCCAGCTCCAGCTCCTCTGCTGGCTCACTTATTGACCTTTGGGCAGTCCTTGTCCTggctttcagttttctcatctgcccTGCTTCCCTGTTCTGGACCCATCTAGGTATTGGAGTGGAAGTGGGTAGGGGTGGGGTGAGAGGAGGTCGGCAGAGAGGAGATGAAAATTAAACCAGCAGAGCAGCTGgtttaaaatacagtaaaatgctTCCATGTAAGATTTAGCTTGAAAAAAGTCCCACAGCTTATCAGTTTGTATCTGATTGTAGCCCAACCCTTGCATGTTAAGAGATAGGAAAACTAAGATCTGAGAGGGAAATACTTGCCCAGGGCCACTGGCCAGCACAAGGCACAGCCAGGAGGAGATCCCAGTCTTTGATCTACAGACTGCCCCAGGGGAGCAGCTGTTACTTTCTGGGACCTCAGGACCCCTCTTGTCACTACCCCAGCTCCCCTACTAGAGGGGGACTAAGGTGCAAGACGTGGGAGTATAAGTTCTTCTAACTTTGGGCCCTCTGGGGCAGGAGCTGAGCTGAATGACTTTGCCGTCTTCACCACCTTCGGCCTGGCCTCTGCTCTGCTCCTAGGCGTGGATGGACTTCTGAGTGGGATCCTGGCCATCATCTATGTGTCAGCTGCTTCTTTCCATTTGTGCTTTTATTCACCTGGTGAGTGGAACCAAGGTTGCCTTAGAACAGAGGGCAGGGGAGCACAGAACGGGGAGCTGTCGGATGCCAGAAGCCTGGGGTGCAGTTACTGACTCCTTTTTTGGagctcctcttccttcctccttgcaTGCCCCATGCCTCATGCTCATTGAAGGCTGCAGGCTGCATTGGCAGAGCCCTGGGCTGGGAGGCAAGGGCTTTTGTTTCTTGGAGCAGCTGTACCTCTTTCTCAATGCATGACCTGTGACATTTGGATGGAGCACACTGATTCTTGGACTAGAACTGGAGGTATATTCTAGTTCCTGAAAACAGATGGAGAAACCATGCTCCAGTGAGAGAAATTgtcttgcctaaggtcacaaagTGAGGGAGAGCAGATACAGCACAGGACTTAGACTAGCAGGTCTCAAAGCAGAGACTTCCTAGGAGCCAGGGCACACCCTGGTCCTAGCTGGCTGTCTGCTTTCCCTTGGAAACCCAATGTAAAACCCATGCATCATCTTTGTGAATAAATGATTTTCAGCCTGCCACTGCCTTTGGGTTTAAGGGAATATTGTACCCTGGGTAGGGGAATACCCAAAGAGAGAGGGGCCTGCTTCATTTTGGTATCTTTAGAGCAGAGGGAAGCAGCTAATCTCCAGTGTTCTTCCCGGCAGGAGTCCCCTCCACATACAAGGGTCTACCCTGCCCCTATGCTTCCTGCATCTTGGCTTCCACCTCTCTTCTGACCAAAGGCAACAGGTTCATCCTCTGCTGCATGGCCTCACTCATGATTCTCTTCATGATGGACCAGAGCTACTATCCATATGACAAAATCCTGGAGTCTGAGAACTGGAAAAAATTGGTTTATATGGGAGGTGAGTGAAAATGTCACTATGGTCCGTTTGTTATCACTGTTGCTTATTGCCACAGTACCTCACCCCAGCATTTTTCTATCTCCCttgttctgctttatttttcccataGAACTGATGATCATCTGACATACTAGTTTTCTTATTGTCTATAAACACTAAACCAACCCCCCAATAGAGGACTGTCTTTTATTCATGCTATTAATAtaatccccagtgcctagaagtGTGTCAatcacatggtaggtgctcagtatCTATTTGCTAAATGTTAATAAGTTCAAAAGAGATTTAGGAAGCACCCCCCGTGTGCCAGGTACTGGAGATCAAATTGGTAAACTAGGCAAACAGTCCCTGCCTCTGCATCTAGAGCCTGATCACAGGGGAGACAGATACCAAACAAATGATGGCAGAAATAACTAGAAACATAGTTTTACCGTATGTATTATGCAAGTGCATGGTGCTCTGAGAGAGTGTCAGAGGGTGACCTACTTCAGGCTGGGATGAtctgaagggaaggaaaggatcCTTAAGCAGGTGTCATTTAAGTGAGACCTACAAGAGGAGTGGccaggtggggatggggaggttCAGGAAGAGGAACAGTTGTGATGGCTTTGAGGCCACAGGGGCTGGACACATTAGTGGAGCAATGTGGCTGAAACTTGCTGAGACAGCCAGTGACAAAGACTGAGGCCATGAGGTGAGCAGACCTGGTAGGATTTGGGATTTGAGACCAAAGGCAAATGAGGAGCTTCTAAAGGGATTTATGCAGGGAACTGGCATGGCTGGAGCAGCAGTTTTCAATGATCACTTTGACTGCAATGTGGAGAATAGATTGTAGGCCTGAGAATGTAAGGAGGAAAACAAACTTTTTGTTCAGATGAGAGgtgatggtggcagtggagaTAAAGAGAAGTGAATGGATTTGAGATAAATGTTGGAAATAGAATTGACattgaggaaggaggaggagacatGGATGACTCTTAGGGTTGGGGTTGAAGTAACTGAGCACTGGGTTCCAGGCCCTGAGTTCCTGGTCACACTGGCACCTTGCAGAAGTCTCCCTAGAGCTTCCCCTGATTTAGGGCTTCCTTCAAGGAATATcagcttttcttctcttaaaatgtGCTCCTGTAAACAAGACAAACATCTATGGGGATACAGAGTTCCTTCCTTTATTCCCGTGTGAGTCCACTCTAGTTTATAGGGTCTTCGGTTTCATCCTGACCTTTCTCTTAAGGTTTATACCTTTTGTAACATTAGCACCAACAGCCCTATCCAAGTTCCAGGAGCTGGCTCCTCCTATGCCttaggtggcagaggcagaatggTGGTGAGAAGCTTCTGGGTTTGGAAGCTTCTCAGGAAGACCTGAGCCCAAGCTCTAACTCTAGCACATATTAGTTGTATGAACTTGGGCTAATACCTCACTGTTTTGAGCtcaattttcttcatctgtaaaacgaaGCCACTAATCCC
Protein-coding regions in this window:
- the TMEM269 gene encoding transmembrane protein 269 isoform X2, whose protein sequence is MSKGTSFFLSHDQSHSQINEVSWKDVTNALSLANMVLGLFSIIFSFSRKRHYASWMLLVSFLLDMAVRAMTSHINICSKWGAELNDFAVFTTFGLASALLLGVDGLLSGILAIIYVSAASFHLCFYSPGVPSTYKGLPCPYASCILASTSLLTKGNRFILCCMASLMILFMMDQSYYPYDKILESENWKKLVYMGDVRLQKYLCTSEKLGMDHIRMKEFWAGDICYNSPERRSWEYRLQQAVVMERRWQETSSVYVFEHHLPETGTQASLHRQRPKLDSKEFLGSCCW
- the TMEM269 gene encoding transmembrane protein 269 isoform X4 codes for the protein MPCPQGEPPGKGTSFFLSHDQSHSQINEVSWKDVTNALSLANMVLGLFSIIFSFSRKRHYASWMLLVSFLLDMAVRAMTSHINICSKWGAELNDFAVFTTFGLASALLLGVDGLLSGILAIIYVSAASFHLCFYSPGVPSTYKGLPCPYASCILASTSLLTKGNRFILCCMASLMILFMMDQSYYPYDKILESENWKKLVYMGGDICYNSPERRSWEYRLQQAVVMERRWQETSSVYVFEHHLPETGTQASLHRQRPKLDSKEFLGSCCW
- the TMEM269 gene encoding transmembrane protein 269 isoform X5 — translated: MPCPQGEPPGKGTSFFLSHDQSHSQINEVSWKDVTNALSLANMVLGLFSIIFSFSRKRHYASWMLLVSFLLDMAVRAMTSHINICSKWGAELNDFAVFTTFGLASALLLGVDGLLSGILAIIYVSAASFHLCFYSPGVPSTYKGLPCPYASCILASTSLLTKGNRFILCCMASLMILFMMDQSYYPYDKILESENWKKLVYMGGVIMLFFSPLSLSAFYCLMWSLSYIFFPDALWGKAACVSPQR